TCCCTTATTTGAACAAACCTTGTCTGTCAAGTTACATCAGTTGTGTTTGTATATCATGAATGTGTCTCATAAAGATATTGGAATCTGTACAACATACACAATTCATTACCTTAGACCTAAAATCAAGATATGGAAAAACTCCAGAAAGATAaagtaaacagaaataaaaaatagttgAATTTCACATGTGAAAATCACAGTAATAATTCAGTCAAAGCGCAGGAATATACAGTATAGTAGGATCTGTTTGTCTTCTCCTGCcgagtgacgtgtgtgtgttgcagtgcaGGTGTTTTTAAAAGATGCTCCAACTTCTCAACCAACTTCTTCTGCCAATAGCGACTGTTGGTTGATGTTTTCTATCCAAATTAATTCAGTGTACTCTAAAGAGTAAATTATTTGACTGCAATACATGATCAACTTTGTAAATTTAATGGTCCATAGTTGCCAAACTGTAAAGATATGAACAGGGGCAGTCTGGAAACTGGGACTCAATTTTCACCGTCCCAAAAGCAAAGACGTCCCACTGTCGCTCTCCAGTGAATTAAACGATGACACATGCACGTTGGCTTGGTGATTATTCACAATGCTGCTTGTGTGGCCTCACACCTGCATTTACTCCAAACCAGCTCCTCTGATGcgtgcattttattttggtaaaaaGCGTCTGCAGCCACGCTAACAGCCATGTGAGGCTGTATTTAGCCACAGTGgtaacatgctaacatgctcactaAGACTTTTGGCCATCATCCATCATGCAGCTCTTTATCAGATGTAAATTGACTTTAGCATGTCGACttgctaacatttgctaatgAGCATTCTTCAGTATGTATTCAGATTTTATTCTCTTCTCATAACTTCCCTTACAAGAAGTTAAAGCGAAGCTAAAAATACCTGCCCTGCTGCTATAGAGGCAAAGTTTCACCAAATTAGTTTGATCACTTAATGGTAGTTTCTGAATATTTAAGTCTGTGACAGACTGAAACTCCCATTCCGAAGCACACATTGCTTTCATGGCGAAACTTAACATAACTACCTCAGTCTGATGTTGCACAGCATGATTGAAAATAAACTACACATACCTGCACTTTATACATATTTGTTgttactgtatttatatttatgtcaaGGAAGTTCGtagatttgaatttgaatttgataaAGACCTACGTTAATCCTAGAGATacagatgtttaaatattttactggATAAGAGAAAAACCTAAACAGATTAGTTCCAAAGTATTGAAGGTTCCATCTCTGGGTACCATGTCCATCTGTATCAAGTTTAATGGCAATCCATTGAACCGCCAGGAAAGGTACCAAAGTGGGATAATAAATATCTGTGCATAATGGCGTGGCAATGGATCTAAGCCTTGACCGATGAACATGTCCCATGAGACACCCTGCTAGCAAAGATCTCTAATAAGCCATTTTGAGAAATGCACTTTTCCTGATATTATGAAAAGCTTAATACTGCAATTAAATACATGTTTCCTACTATGTTTCCCCAATTGTCAGGTTTCACAGGcgccctgctcctcctcctgttagGACTGCTCCTGCCTGCAGTATTAGTGTCAGGGCAAAATAACACAACTGCAGCCGTGACAATGATCAACACAGCCTCACAGCCAACCACCATGACGTCTGGAGCAGACAGCAGCACCACCCAGGCCCCCACAGCAAATGCTGCAACACAATCCATGACCGTCACCACAGGACCCTCCACCTCCCAGGCCCTAAACACCACCTCTGGGGCCACAACAATGACCACACAGTCCACAAGGCCCGACATCAGCAGCACCATCCAGTCTACCACCTTAGGAGGTACGGCACTCAACACCACCACCCAGTCCCCCACAACCACTGCAACCTCCGGGGGCACCGCACTTACCTCCACCACCCACTCATCCTCCACCAACACCACCTCTGTAGGCTCAGCATCCAACACCACCACCCAGTCCCCCACAACCACTGCAACCTCCGGGGGCACCGCACTTAACTCCACCACCCACTCATCCTCCACCAACACCACCTCTGTAGGCTCAGCATCCAACACCACCACCCAGTCCCCCACAACCACTGCAACCTCCGGGAGCACCGCACTTAACTCCACCACCCACTCATCCTCCACCAACACCACCTCTGTAGGCTCAGCATCCAACACCACCACCCAGTCCCCCACAACCACTGCAACCTCCGGGAGCACCGCACTTAACTCCACCACCCACTCATCCTCCACCAACACCACCTCTGGAGGCTCAGCATCTCACACCACTCAGTCCTCCACAGCTTCTGCCACATCTGGAGGCATGGCAACCTCCGGGGGCACCGGACTTAACTCCACCACCCACTCATCCTCCACCAACACCACCTCTGGCGGCTCAGCATCTAACACCACCACCCAGACTCTCACTACTACAGCCGCCTCTGGAGGCATTGCATCCAACACCACTCAGTCCTCCACAGCTTCTGCCACATCTGGAGGCATGGCAATGACCCACAACCAGTCAACCACCAACACTCTCACCTCTGGAAGTTTTGCAATCACCAGCACTCAGTCCTCCACAACATCTAACACATCTGGAGGTATTgcatccaccaccaccacctgatATCCCATCACCACTAGCACCTCCGGAGTCACAGTGATCACTGCTACTAACCCGTCCACCTTCAATATCTGTCGCTtctaattcttttctttttctactgtTGGTTCAGCAGCCGTGACCCAACCCAACATCACCACGATGGCCTCAGGTGGGACCGGTTTaattccctcctcttcttccactggtattgtgtttgctttttaatcaaatattgAGACGCTTCAATCCAATTTCCAGTCTTAGTTTTTCccatttaaagaaaagaagattaTTGGTTGTTTTCTGTTCTTCCATACATTTGACATCCATCTTTTTGCCACAGGTGGCATgactggtaccaatggaaccaCTGTCTCTGTGAGTAGGATAGGCCCACCTCTTGAGAGacaagtgtttttctgttgtcacctcttcttcttcatcatcctctctgtctctcatcttcatcatcctctctgtctctcatcttcatcatgtaTGTCTCCTCTATCTCAAACACAGATGTCCTGTCCCTCATTCAGCTGTAACTACTCGGAGTGCTACAGTATGTACAGCAGTCAGAATGCCACATCATGTCCTGCTGATTCCTTTTGTCAGGTAAGGAGACAAACGACTCTTTAGAACCTCACGAAATGATTTAATGCATTGTTTTAAACGATAGTAtaattcaattaattaatttcaacTTAGGTATTTAGTAATATGTACATATACAGGAAATTATACAGTTGTTTTACTAGTAATTAGTGTTGTGTCAAAGAAGTTGAACATTGACAAGATGTAGATTTGTCTGTAAGTAACTCCTCAAAGTTAAGGTTAATGATCCTTTTCTGTATGATTTGCACTTAAACTGTGTAGGTTAGAGCCTGAATAATATGATTTTAGGGGCTGATGCCAATATCAATACAGGGAGTAAAATATTTCCGATACCAAATATTGATtgatatatgtataaaaaaaacacttggcgatgaatacaaccaaatatattggacttgaatg
This region of Paralichthys olivaceus isolate ysfri-2021 chromosome 13, ASM2471397v2, whole genome shotgun sequence genomic DNA includes:
- the LOC109633013 gene encoding mucin-21 isoform X4, yielding MTMASTTAVKDTGFTGALLLLLLGLLLPAVLVSGQNNTTAAVTMINTASQPTTMTSGADSSTTQAPTANAATQSMTVTTGPSTSQALNTTSGATTMTTQSTRPDISSTIQSTTLGGTALNTTTQSPTTTATSGGTALTSTTHSSSTNTTSVGSASNTTTQSPTTTATSGGTALNSTTHSSSTNTTSVGSASNTTTQSPTTTATSGSTALNSTTHSSSTNTTSVGSASNTTTQSPTTTATSGSTALNSTTHSSSTNTTSGGSASHTTQSSTASATSGGMATSGGTGLNSTTHSSSTNTTSGGSASNTTTQTLTTTAASGGIASNTTQSSTASATSGGMAMTHNQSTTNTLTSGSFAITSTQSSTTSNTSGAVTQPNITTMASGGMTGTNGTTVSMSCPSFSCNYSECYSMYSSQNATSCPADSFCQLMRQMNMFYTVSCSASCADSCINASQINCTENCCNSTGCLNSSFASMMMMNMTTATGTTTTMKSSTTTTTTAVNNGNKCHRGMCTGSNCYTGFKTAALQTCSSSQPHCQLKKETVDSSLQWTAGCISNCSDKTICKDSTPPPCHLECCNATSTSSCLWLNGTLNVPSFATRGPLHTELITCLLCLLAITLML
- the LOC109633013 gene encoding mucin-21 isoform X3; the protein is MTMASTTAVKDTGFTGALLLLLLGLLLPAVLVSGQNNTTAAVTMINTASQPTTMTSGADSSTTQAPTANAATQSMTVTTGPSTSQALNTTSGATTMTTQSTRPDISSTIQSTTLGGTALNTTTQSPTTTATSGGTALTSTTHSSSTNTTSVGSASNTTTQSPTTTATSGGTALNSTTHSSSTNTTSVGSASNTTTQSPTTTATSGSTALNSTTHSSSTNTTSVGSASNTTTQSPTTTATSGSTALNSTTHSSSTNTTSGGSASHTTQSSTASATSGGMATSGGTGLNSTTHSSSTNTTSGGSASNTTTQTLTTTAASGGIASNTTQSSTASATSGGMAMTHNQSTTNTLTSGSFAITSTQSSTTSNTSGAAVTQPNITTMASGGMTGTNGTTVSMSCPSFSCNYSECYSMYSSQNATSCPADSFCQLMRQMNMFYTVSCSASCADSCINASQINCTENCCNSTGCLNSSFASMMMMNMTTATGTTTTMKSSTTTTTTAVNNGNKCHRGMCTGSNCYTGFKTAALQTCSSSQPHCQLKKETVDSSLQWTAGCISNCSDKTICKDSTPPPCHLECCNATSTSSCLWLNGTLNVPSFATRGPLHTELITCLLCLLAITLML
- the LOC109633013 gene encoding mucin-21 isoform X1, whose amino-acid sequence is MTMASTTAVKDTGFTGALLLLLLGLLLPAVLVSGQNNTTAAVTMINTASQPTTMTSGADSSTTQAPTANAATQSMTVTTGPSTSQALNTTSGATTMTTQSTRPDISSTIQSTTLGGTALNTTTQSPTTTATSGGTALTSTTHSSSTNTTSVGSASNTTTQSPTTTATSGGTALNSTTHSSSTNTTSVGSASNTTTQSPTTTATSGSTALNSTTHSSSTNTTSVGSASNTTTQSPTTTATSGSTALNSTTHSSSTNTTSGGSASHTTQSSTASATSGGMATSGGTGLNSTTHSSSTNTTSGGSASNTTTQTLTTTAASGGIASNTTQSSTASATSGGMAMTHNQSTTNTLTSGSFAITSTQSSTTSNTSGAAVTQPNITTMASGGTGLIPSSSSTGGMTGTNGTTVSMSCPSFSCNYSECYSMYSSQNATSCPADSFCQLMRQMNMFYTVSCSASCADSCINASQINCTENCCNSTGCLNSSFASMMMMNMTTATGTTTTMKSSTTTTTTAVNNGNKCHRGMCTGSNCYTGFKTAALQTCSSSQPHCQLKKETVDSSLQWTAGCISNCSDKTICKDSTPPPCHLECCNATSTSSCLWLNGTLNVPSFATRGPLHTELITCLLCLLAITLML
- the LOC109633013 gene encoding mucin-21 isoform X2, which gives rise to MTMASTTAVKDTGFTGALLLLLLGLLLPAVLVSGQNNTTAAVTMINTASQPTTMTSGADSSTTQAPTANAATQSMTVTTGPSTSQALNTTSGATTMTTQSTRPDISSTIQSTTLGGTALNTTTQSPTTTATSGGTALTSTTHSSSTNTTSVGSASNTTTQSPTTTATSGGTALNSTTHSSSTNTTSVGSASNTTTQSPTTTATSGSTALNSTTHSSSTNTTSVGSASNTTTQSPTTTATSGSTALNSTTHSSSTNTTSGGSASHTTQSSTASATSGGMATSGGTGLNSTTHSSSTNTTSGGSASNTTTQTLTTTAASGGIASNTTQSSTASATSGGMAMTHNQSTTNTLTSGSFAITSTQSSTTSNTSGAVTQPNITTMASGGTGLIPSSSSTGGMTGTNGTTVSMSCPSFSCNYSECYSMYSSQNATSCPADSFCQLMRQMNMFYTVSCSASCADSCINASQINCTENCCNSTGCLNSSFASMMMMNMTTATGTTTTMKSSTTTTTTAVNNGNKCHRGMCTGSNCYTGFKTAALQTCSSSQPHCQLKKETVDSSLQWTAGCISNCSDKTICKDSTPPPCHLECCNATSTSSCLWLNGTLNVPSFATRGPLHTELITCLLCLLAITLML